The DNA window GCTTGCAAAAGTCATTGCGTATGCCCGCAAGTTTAATGTGACAGATGTTTATCTGTATGCCGACAGACAAATTACGATGCGCCAGTCGGGAAAGCTTTTTGTCGCTTCTGAAAAAGTACTCGAAAAAACACATTTGATGGATCGCTTGACCGAAGCGGCGACCGGTTTTGCTGATGGTTACAAAATCGTTGTCGGGCGCAATTTCAGCAAGACTTTTGCTCTTCCTGGTGTTGGTCGTGCGCGTATTTCTGTGACATGGAACGATGTTATCCCGAGTATTTCCATTCGTATTATTCCGATGGAATCAATTGCTCTTGAAAATCTCTACTTGCCCGAATTTTCAACGCGTTTTGCTACACTCAATAGTGGTCTTGTGCTTATCGCTGGGCCTTCGTCAAGTGGGCGCTCTACGACGATGACTGCGTTTGCCGAGTGTATTGCCGCCAACAGACAAGTGTTTATCCAGACGGTTGAAAAGCCGATTGAACGTTTGCTTTTGAACCCGAATGGTTCCATTGCGCAACGCGAAGTGGGCTTGCATGTGCGTTCTGGTGTGGCCGGTATTGAACTTGCTATCCGTACGGGTGCAGATGTCATTCTCTTTGATCATTTGGAATCGATGGATGAACTTTCGCTTTTGATGCAGGCTTCGAATGCGGGGGCGCTTGTCTTTGCCGTAACGAACGGCAACAACATCCATGCGCTGCTTTCAAGGCTTCTCATGTCAGTTCCTAGTGAAAATCGCAATGCATTTGCATGTACGCTTGCCGACCAGCTCAAGGGCGTTATCGTGCAGCATTTGATTCCTGTTGTGCAGAACCAAGGCTTGGTCCTTGCGGCAGAAGCCATGAAGGTGACATCGACGATTGCGGGAATGATCCGCAAGGGAGATGTGTCGCAAATTGTTTCTGCAATTAGTGGTCAAAAAGATCAGGGCATTACATTGGACGAATCCTTGCAAATGTGCGTGGATTCCGGTTACATCGAAGGCGTCGAGGCATGGAAGCGTGCAAGCGAT is part of the Fibrobacter succinogenes genome and encodes:
- a CDS encoding type IV pilus twitching motility protein PilT, which codes for MRNQYMAKVLVHNKVVTEEQVKAHWGEITDSMDIGQVLVHAGILKESMYAKVLAFVENLEAKNAKPAGAAAKPASAPASPASQPSPAPAAPAHVQAAPTPAVKPVAAAAPQPAEEPAIKIEGNSSLYGEASSSTVVIEKVEGLETTSMASVQVPVETETSTEETSSEELPSQFAVATGDGKSIEAPDVLHPITSLAKVIAYARKFNVTDVYLYADRQITMRQSGKLFVASEKVLEKTHLMDRLTEAATGFADGYKIVVGRNFSKTFALPGVGRARISVTWNDVIPSISIRIIPMESIALENLYLPEFSTRFATLNSGLVLIAGPSSSGRSTTMTAFAECIAANRQVFIQTVEKPIERLLLNPNGSIAQREVGLHVRSGVAGIELAIRTGADVILFDHLESMDELSLLMQASNAGALVFAVTNGNNIHALLSRLLMSVPSENRNAFACTLADQLKGVIVQHLIPVVQNQGLVLAAEAMKVTSTIAGMIRKGDVSQIVSAISGQKDQGITLDESLQMCVDSGYIEGVEAWKRASDSRRFASYRKV